Proteins found in one Streptomyces sp. NBC_00461 genomic segment:
- a CDS encoding RidA family protein has product MSQGVRSGPWLFTSGQGPLDPATGEMPADFGAQARQALTNVEAVVAAAGGDRRSITRCTCYLADRTHFAEFNRVYREFFTDCSPLPARTTVVVRPVREGVLVEVDAVAALG; this is encoded by the coding sequence CTGTCCCAGGGCGTGCGCAGCGGTCCGTGGCTGTTCACCTCCGGGCAGGGGCCGCTGGATCCGGCGACCGGTGAGATGCCGGCGGACTTCGGGGCGCAGGCGCGGCAGGCGCTCACCAATGTCGAGGCGGTGGTCGCGGCGGCGGGCGGCGACCGGCGGTCCATCACGCGCTGCACCTGCTACCTGGCCGACCGGACCCACTTCGCCGAGTTCAACCGCGTCTACCGGGAGTTCTTCACCGACTGCAGTCCGCTGCCCGCGCGTACGACGGTGGTGGTGCGGCCGGTGCGGGAGGGGGTGCTGGTGGAGGTGGACGCGGTGGCCGCCCTGGGGTGA
- a CDS encoding ferredoxin has protein sequence MGDRWHVEVDRSVCIGSAQCVHRAAGAFRLDSAMQSHPVEPETDANERILEAAENCPVEAIVITLLGSGEPVFPPEE, from the coding sequence ATGGGTGACCGCTGGCACGTCGAGGTCGACCGCTCCGTCTGCATCGGCTCGGCCCAGTGCGTCCACCGGGCCGCCGGCGCCTTCCGCCTCGACTCCGCCATGCAGTCCCACCCGGTCGAGCCGGAGACCGACGCCAACGAACGCATTCTGGAGGCGGCGGAGAACTGCCCGGTGGAGGCCATCGTGATCACTCTGCTGGGGAGCGGGGAGCCGGTGTTTCCGCCGGAGGAATAA
- a CDS encoding aldehyde dehydrogenase, translated as MTELVEHGQLFIGGELTDPLGKDVIEVISPHTEEVIGRVPHASTADVDRAVAAARRAFDEGPWPRMSLDERIEVVTRIKDAIAVRHEEIARVISSENGSPYSWSVLAQALGAMMVWDAAITVARNFTYEETRDGVLGRILVRREPVGVVAAVVPWNVPQFVAAAKLAPALLTGCTVVLKPSPESPLDAYILADITREAGLPEGVLSILPADREVSEYLVGHPGIDKVSFTGSVAAGKRVMEVASRNLTRVTLELGGKSAAVVLPDADLATTVAGVVPAAWMNNGQACVAQTRILLPRSRYDEFADAFATAASALVVGDPLDTATQVGPLVARRQQQRNLDYIRIGQEEGAKILTGGGRPPGLERGWYVEPTLFGDVDNSMRIAREEIFGPVICLLPYGDESEALKIANDSDYGLSGSVWTSDVAHGIEVARQVRTGTYSVNTFSLDMLGPFGGYKNSGLGREFGPEGYGEFLEHKMIHLPAGWEG; from the coding sequence ATGACCGAGCTCGTGGAACACGGACAGCTGTTCATCGGCGGGGAGTTGACCGACCCCCTCGGCAAGGACGTCATCGAGGTGATCTCGCCGCACACGGAGGAGGTCATCGGACGCGTGCCGCACGCCTCAACGGCGGATGTGGACCGGGCGGTCGCGGCCGCGCGAAGGGCATTCGACGAGGGACCCTGGCCGCGGATGTCGCTCGACGAGCGGATCGAGGTCGTCACCCGCATCAAGGACGCGATCGCCGTACGGCACGAGGAGATCGCCCGCGTGATCTCCTCCGAGAACGGGTCGCCGTACTCCTGGAGCGTCCTCGCGCAGGCACTCGGCGCGATGATGGTGTGGGACGCGGCGATCACCGTCGCGCGGAACTTCACCTACGAGGAGACCCGCGACGGCGTGCTCGGCAGGATCCTCGTGCGCCGCGAACCGGTCGGCGTCGTGGCGGCCGTGGTGCCCTGGAACGTCCCGCAGTTCGTGGCCGCCGCCAAGCTCGCGCCCGCGCTGCTCACCGGCTGCACCGTGGTGCTCAAGCCGTCGCCCGAGTCGCCGCTGGACGCGTACATCCTCGCCGATATCACCCGTGAGGCCGGGCTCCCGGAGGGCGTCCTGTCGATCCTCCCGGCCGACCGCGAGGTCAGCGAGTACCTGGTCGGACACCCGGGGATCGACAAGGTCTCCTTCACGGGTTCGGTGGCCGCCGGGAAGCGTGTGATGGAGGTGGCGTCGCGCAATCTCACGCGCGTGACCCTGGAGCTGGGCGGCAAGTCGGCGGCCGTGGTCCTCCCCGACGCGGACCTCGCCACCACCGTCGCGGGCGTCGTCCCGGCGGCCTGGATGAACAACGGCCAGGCCTGCGTGGCCCAGACCCGTATCCTGCTCCCGCGCTCCCGCTACGACGAGTTCGCGGACGCCTTCGCGACGGCCGCGAGCGCGCTGGTCGTCGGCGACCCGCTGGACACGGCGACACAGGTCGGCCCCCTGGTGGCTCGGCGCCAGCAGCAGCGCAACCTCGACTACATCCGCATCGGCCAGGAGGAGGGCGCCAAGATCCTCACCGGCGGCGGCCGCCCACCGGGCCTGGAGCGCGGCTGGTACGTCGAGCCGACGCTCTTCGGCGACGTCGACAACTCGATGCGGATCGCCCGCGAGGAGATCTTCGGCCCGGTGATCTGCCTGCTGCCCTACGGCGACGAGTCCGAGGCCCTGAAGATCGCGAACGACTCGGACTACGGGCTGAGCGGCAGCGTGTGGACGTCGGACGTGGCGCACGGCATCGAGGTCGCCCGCCAGGTCCGTACCGGCACGTATTCGGTCAACACCTTCAGCCTCGACATGCTCGGCCCCTTCGGCGGTTACAAGAACTCCGGGCTGGGGCGGGAGTTCGGCCCCGAGGGCTACGGCGAGTTCCTCGAACACAAGATGATCCATCTCCCGGCCGGCTGGGAGGGCTGA
- a CDS encoding MBL fold metallo-hydrolase, producing MAQVSDHGGGVRSVQVPIPDNPLGHTLVYVVDTDRGPVLVDTGWDDPASWDTLVEGLAAAGTAVSEVHGVVITHHHPDHHGLSGKVREASGAWIAMHAADSAIVRRTRETRPGRWFSYMAAKLTAAGAPDEHVAPLRDAAPRTTLPGFSPALPDREIVPGELLDLPGRRLRAIWTPGHTPGHVCLHLEEEHPARLPGSGRLFSGDHLLPRITPHIGLYEDPDDATVTDPLGDYLDSLERVGRLAAAEVLPAHQHTFTDAAARVRELLAHHEERLTGLRALLVEPLTAWQVAERMEWNRPWAQIPYGSRNIAVSEAEAHLRRLVKLGRAEAVTGSDPVTYVAV from the coding sequence ATGGCACAGGTCAGCGACCACGGCGGCGGTGTGCGGTCCGTCCAGGTCCCCATCCCGGACAATCCCCTGGGACACACGCTCGTGTACGTCGTCGACACCGATCGCGGGCCGGTGCTGGTCGACACGGGGTGGGACGACCCCGCGTCCTGGGACACCCTCGTCGAGGGGCTGGCAGCCGCCGGTACAGCGGTGAGCGAGGTGCACGGTGTCGTCATCACCCACCACCACCCCGACCACCACGGCCTGTCCGGCAAGGTGCGCGAGGCGTCCGGGGCCTGGATCGCGATGCATGCCGCGGACTCGGCGATCGTGCGGCGCACCCGGGAGACCCGGCCCGGGCGCTGGTTCTCGTACATGGCCGCCAAGCTCACCGCGGCCGGCGCCCCCGACGAGCACGTGGCGCCCCTGCGCGACGCGGCCCCCCGCACCACCCTGCCGGGCTTCTCCCCCGCCCTGCCCGACCGCGAGATCGTCCCCGGCGAGCTCCTCGACCTCCCGGGCCGCCGGCTGCGAGCCATCTGGACCCCGGGGCACACCCCCGGCCACGTCTGCCTGCACCTGGAGGAGGAGCACCCGGCCCGACTCCCGGGCAGCGGACGCCTGTTCTCCGGCGACCACCTCCTCCCCCGGATCACCCCCCACATCGGCCTCTACGAAGACCCCGACGACGCGACCGTCACCGATCCCCTCGGCGACTACCTCGACTCCCTGGAGCGGGTCGGGCGGCTGGCAGCCGCCGAGGTGCTGCCCGCTCATCAGCACACGTTCACCGACGCGGCGGCCCGGGTACGGGAGTTGCTCGCGCACCACGAGGAGCGGCTCACCGGGCTGCGCGCCCTCCTGGTCGAACCGCTCACCGCCTGGCAGGTCGCCGAGCGCATGGAGTGGAACCGGCCCTGGGCACAAATCCCCTACGGATCACGGAACATCGCGGTCTCGGAGGCCGAGGCGCATCTGCGGCGGCTGGTCAAGCTGGGGCGGGCGGAGGCGGTGACGGGGAGCGACCCGGTGACGTACGTGGCCGTGTAA
- a CDS encoding TetR family transcriptional regulator — translation MPAQAKVAKVEARTSQPASPPLTERQEARRRRILHASAQLASRGGFDAVQMREVAESSQVALGTLYRYFPSKIHLLVATMQDQLEHMHGTLRKKPPTGDTAAQRVAETLMRAFRALQREPHLADAMVRALTFADRSVSPEVDQVSRQTTVIILDAIGLENPTPEQLSAVRVIEHTWHSALITWLSGRASIAQVKIDIETVCRLIDLTDPAAGSTSRD, via the coding sequence ATGCCAGCGCAAGCGAAGGTGGCCAAGGTGGAAGCACGTACCTCGCAGCCGGCCTCCCCGCCCCTCACGGAGCGGCAGGAGGCGCGTCGTCGGCGCATCCTGCACGCAAGCGCGCAGCTGGCCAGCCGGGGCGGTTTCGACGCCGTACAGATGCGTGAGGTCGCCGAGTCCTCGCAGGTGGCCCTGGGCACCCTCTACCGCTACTTCCCGTCCAAGATCCATCTGCTGGTCGCCACGATGCAGGACCAGTTGGAGCACATGCACGGGACGCTGCGGAAGAAGCCGCCGACGGGTGACACGGCGGCGCAGCGGGTCGCGGAGACCCTGATGCGGGCCTTCCGGGCGCTGCAGCGCGAGCCGCATCTGGCCGACGCGATGGTCCGCGCCCTCACCTTCGCCGACCGCAGCGTCTCGCCCGAGGTCGACCAGGTCTCCCGCCAGACCACGGTGATCATCCTGGACGCGATCGGACTGGAGAACCCCACCCCCGAGCAGCTCTCGGCGGTCCGCGTCATCGAGCACACCTGGCACTCGGCCCTGATCACCTGGCTCTCGGGCCGCGCCTCCATCGCCCAGGTCAAGATCGACATCGAGACGGTGTGCCGCCTGATCGACCTGACGGATCCGGCCGCGGGGAGTACGTCCCGCGACTGA